A stretch of DNA from Scleropages formosus chromosome 13, fSclFor1.1, whole genome shotgun sequence:
TATTTGTAGAGAAGCGCACAGTAGGCAGTGTAAATCAACAGGTCGAAAGTAAATTAATCGTTACTCGGGGCggtaaaaaaaatgctgtggtaCTGAGTAATAAGTCTGTTGTATGAAAAGCAGCGCATATTTTCATAACTGCTGTACATTTCTCCTTCAACTAGTGCCCGTTATACAAGGGAAGGGTGTAAGTTTGGTTGGGTTTAGGAGTTTGTTTCATCAAGTcagaacaaacatttacatttatctatcagatgcttttctccaaagcaacttccaattaccagcccacacaccttattcaccgtggtgacttacactgctagatacactgcttacgctgggtcactcgtccacacatcagtggaacacactctctctgtcactcactatgggggaacctgaacagcatgtctttggactgtgggaggaaaccagagcaccccaaggaaacccatgcagacacagggagaacatgcaaactccaaagtCCAACATCTTTGGAGAGGTCATGAGAGACAGACGGAGACAGAGCGTGCAGGTGGACAACGGAACCGGGAGGCTCACCTTGTCGGAGGACATGAGCAGGGTACAGGGCAGGGGTCCCAGGGCACTCCTGGTGGCATCAGGGAAACAGGCCACCGCTTTAATGTAGAACTTCAGCTCGTGTTCCAGCAGCTGGTTCACCTCACCGTAGTCATAGTCGTCGTACCTGCGGCCGCACACAGGAACGCACACAAATTTATACATACCGCTTAAGGTGCTGGATTACAGCGAAAACTTTGCAGATCCCGgtcccaggaggaggaggaggaggagagatcCTTTAGAGGGACACTGACTGCCGCAAGGTGACACGGTGGCTCGTGCCAGGAGAAGGGCGGTGATCCCATCAGGATTGAGCGAGTCTTCCAGTAGGCACTTCATCAGGGGAGCCCACGGGGGGTTATGGTCTTTGTTCTGAGCTCTTCTTAGAAGATTTGGTCTACATGCCCCTGACCCTAACCGACAGACATAGTGCGGTTGTGCTACGGTCACTTGGGAAACATCCCCCCCGGCGGACCAGCGGCCGAATTCCTCTCAAGCTAAAAACAGAGATGGATCCCCACTGATCCTTCTGCATGGCTCCACCCCCCACTGAGGGACGGGACGGGAGGTGGAAAGGTCCGTACACAAATAAATTGCTGTCTTTCTACAGCAGAACAGGGAAGTGGGGAGGACCCAGGAGGGAACACAGTCACGTAGCCACATAGCACAGCTGTGTGGGGGAAGCCTGGGAGCAtagggcattgtgggaaatgcaAAGCCCTGAACATATGCTGGCGGGCTTTGCATTTCCCACGGCGCTCCTGGTGTAGTAGCCTTCAGGAAGGAGGCTTACCTTGAAGTGAGAGTGTACAAAGgacccagttgcataaatggctaaatcactgcaagGAACTTAGTATACAAACCCTATATTGTAGTTAccatggattaaaaaaaaaaaaaaaaaaaaaaaaaaaaaagtaaaattcaaATAAGCTGAcatgagagagcgagagcacaGTGCCTGTAAcgatgaataaatatttttacgTAATCGCCCATTACGTCAACCATGTTCCCTGTTCATCTTTAACCaatggagaaggagaaaaaaaaaaaagtcgtcATTTCAGTATCCCAATACCTTGGTTTTTACCCAACCCAAACTTCACCGCACAGCACTGATACAAGGATCGGCGTGAAGTGTACAATTTTTAATCAATGATTAACTTGTCTTTATTGAGCTAACCGAGCCAAAAAAAACTTGCACGACACAGGGGTTGAGAACAGCGCACACACTCGTCGGTACAGCGCAGCGTGGAGGGCGCAGCGCGAAGCAACGGGATGTGAAGGGCGCCTCTTACCGGATGCCGAGCATGCAGTGGATGTAGTTCCAGATGGCCCTGCGGAGGTCCGGTCCACGGGGCGAGGGCAGCGCCGCCACGCAGCGGAAGCGCTCGTCCAGCAGGTGGCCGATGTCCGAGTACAGCCGGTTGGCCAGCGAGAAGCCGTGGTCCTCCCACGAGTAGTCCTGCGCCCAAGACCAGAGCACGGTGAGGGGCGCTCCCGTCGGACCGCACCAAAGCCCGGCTAAGGTGCTCAGCGTGTGTTGGGCGTATCCCGCCCACACACCTCCTGTACGCCTGTTGCCACAGCAGCTCTCCCTATGTTCCACATGCTTCTGATATCAGCATGGTTGATGGGATCTGAGTGAGCATGTCAATCCTGGTTAAGACCCCCCGTCTGGGTGGGCTGTAAGGCCCTATATTTGCGTAGGTTACAAACTCAGCCGTTTGAATATACAGTCAATCCGCGGAACAGATTAAGAATAGAACagccaaaaaatgttttgaaaaatttaaattttcaaaaaaatcccCAAAGTATAATGATATACAAATGTAGGTATGTACATAACCTTAGTGTGTGTGgatacaaaaatgtgcaaaagatGCCTTCAGAAGAGCCACATGGGTAGACCTATCACAGCTCGTGTTACATAGcagccagccaatcagagccGGCGAGACAAATGTCCCTCGAAGTTCACAAAGCAGGCTCTGGCTGACGCACAGTTCCCAACATTCTTTATCCattgagtttttattttgtttgcagaaacacacgtatactgtaaatgtatatgcaCATGTACATTATGTatgtgaaaatacaaaatgttaaGAACAACAGGTTTTCGGAGCAATGCCCACTGCCTCCCCCCATATAGCCTGTGGTTCTGAGCATTGACTATCGTGACGGGGGGGGGTATGACCAGCAGTCAAACAGCCATAGCTTCTACTCACCTGCACCCTAAACACCTGGAAATGATCTTCCTCCCGACGGGCAAACTCCTGGTACCCAAAGTCAGGATCCGTGATGAAGCAGGAGGGGTCCACCGCATAcggcacctcctcctcctcatccgtgtctgggaaggagggagagaaagcTGTCCACCTGTACCGACACGAGCTCAGCACAGTGTCACCCCtaaaaaggttgtaggttcgacccccacctccggctgtagtacccttgaacaaggcacttactctaaattactccagtaaaacttcccagctgtataaatgggtaaataactaagcttaaaactgtaataattgtaactttaacattgtaagtcactttggagaaaagcatcagataaatgaataaaggttttaaaaaaagcgAAGCGTAGCCAGACCGACCGGAGCCTCCGCCGTGCCGCTGGCTACCTGTGCGGGGCGACTCACCCGCATGCCCTAAAGTATGGAGGCCGAGCTGCTCTTCCGTCTTGTCGCCGTCTCCCTGCGCCCTCGGGATCCTTTCTCGAAGACACGCCACCTCGCAGCTGGAGTCCAGGGACTGAGGGGAGACGGCAGCATCCCATAGTTCGCCCACTGTTCACGGCTCTTGCTCAACCCCAGTTTTCACCGGATATAACCCAAATGCTTTGCGCTGCCTggtcaagggttcaacagcaagGCTGCTGTCGGAACTGGAAGCTGCAGCCCTACCAGACGCGTACGGCACGAGTCTCCGTGACTCACCCATCGGCGGGGGCGCCTTTCCGGCTCGGAGGCGTTGCCGTTGGCCGCGTCACAAGGGCAGTAACCTGGCGGGGTGCCGAGTCGCACCCTGGGGGCAAGCTGGGACTCGGGATCAGTCCCCAGCCCGAAGACGAAGCTGCAGAGGGCATGACAGTGCGCCAGCAGAACCACGGCCTGCACCAGTTCTGCCAGTGACCAGCACTGCTCACCAGGGCTCAGCagggcctgcagggggcgccggAGAGCTCCAGTTTCGCACGGATCACCTCGTGACAATCATTTTCTCAAAGCGCGTGCGCGCAGTCGAGTTTCCGCGGCGTACCTGGATATGCGCGCGGCCGCTGAGCCACGGCCGGTGGGCCAGCACCTTGTTGATGTGATCCAGGTGCTGCAGACGGGCGGGGGCTGCCTCCAGGCCCTGCAGCCACAGCGGGTCCCCGCCAACACGCAGGAACTGAGCCGAGTGCAGGGACACCAGGTAGCTGCAGTGGTGCCGCGCAGCCGCCTGCGAGCGCGGGGTACGTGGACAGAATGAGCACGCATATTCGACTGCCATCGTGCAGTGTGCGCGCGCAAGCAGGACCCTCACCATGATGGCAATGTAGTGGCGGTACGGCAGCGGCAGCGGGCCGTCCATGTGCAGGATGTAGTGCTGGCTCCGCAGGAAGCTCTCGAGGTACTGCGGGTGGAAGGCCATGTGCTGCGTCACTGTGTCcaggcgccccctgctggccagagCCTTCACGCAAAGGAGAGATGCTCGCTCCTTGTCCACCTGGGGGTGGAGAGAAGAAGAGGTGGAGCAGAAGGGGGTGAGCGGCAGCTTGATCTTTAGGGTCAGTCTGCGACAGGAAAACAGGGACCATTCGGCGCAACAGACTTGAGATTTCCTTCTCCTCCGCCGCCAGCAAacaatccaacaaacccaaaTTACAGGATGACCGTGACTTCCTAATGTGCGAAAGGGAAGCGATTAAGAGTCGCTTCATTTGAACCGAATATTTTCGCCCGCCCCCTCGGATCAGGAAGGGAATCCGCAGCATGGCAACAGCCAGTTTAAAGTTCAGCTCGGGTGAAATGCAGTATTAGCGAGATGTTCAGCGGAACCACTGGCGCATCCCTCAGACCACGAGCCTCACCGAGACGCCTCACGTTCACAGTCTCGCGCCAGCGACCATGCGGCTCAAGGGTGAGCGGCACCAGCTACCGAAGAACAAGGACAGAAGCCGCAACGCAGCCTGTGGCCAAGAGGGGCTCTGTGCTCTAAATCACTCTGCTTTGTGTAGGATAGAGTTGAGTAGCTTCCCATCCCATCTCACCCCCCACAGGCCAGCTGGAGCACAGGATTctgggaccaaaaaaaaaaaaaaaaaaaaaaaaaaaaaaaaaaaaaaaaaaaggcaggcaGTAAAAGGGGTGGAGAAgaagaatgagaaaaagagaagaaagagagaatACAGGTTATAGTATACAGTTAAAAatgggcagtaggtggcacagtggttagggctacCAACCTAAAGTAATAGGCTCCAGGTCtgagtcccacctcctactatagtatccttgagctacttgctctgaattgatacagtagaaattaccctgatgtataaatgggtaaataaaatcTAAGCTTCTACtttgtacgctgctttggagaaaagcacccgctaaattaaagtaaatgtacaaTGTAAAGCAGGCAGTAGTGGGAGAGCAAGGAAGGGACACGAAAATACCAACAAGACCCACAGTATGTCCCCCATCCTGAGACAGGAAAGCCAACCCAGGTCGTTCTACAGCGAGTTCGAGGAAACCAAGCTCAGCTCTGCGGTGGTGGTTCTCCTCAGCCCTGTTCTGCACAAACAAGTCCAGAGATAACCGAAGTGAAACTGGAGAGCAAATTTTGAGCAGGTGTTACACTGCTGGGGATGGAGGGGGCATGACTGATTAGTTACTGATCCTCGGAGTGAAGCAACCTGTGGAAGTTGGAAGTCTAATGTTCCTTTGCCATCTGGGATGGTGCACCATGTGTGGAATGGTCATCGGATCCTACAGATCACATGCTGCAACGCCCCCCCTTTGCGCAGCAACACTCCAACAACACACCGATCCCGAACACGTTTGACAGACGTAATGGAATAAAACCGTACCATGAACCTGTCCATCCCCATTCTGGCCACTAGGGGCACCAAAGGCAGAATGGAAGCCACTTTGGTAGCAGAGACGGACATGGGTGTGACATGGCATCCGTCTCCCAGGGACAACAAACCACAGGACAGGAACCCCAATGCCAGGTAACTACATTGAAGGTTAATCTGTTCTGTAATTAACCAACAGCACTACATTTTTAATCAGCAGCTAAAAACCTCTTTGTTCAGAGTTGAATATTGCACAAGGCATTATGGGAATTATGGAAAACCTTCACCATTGAGCTTACTTTCACAGACACTCCAGAAGCTGACTTTAGAGggcctttatttttcattttgtgctcAGCGGTCTGCTGCCCAGGCCCACATGCACACTGCCTGGGGGTGGGGCACCTGAGCAACCGCATGTGCGTTAAAGAGATGGTCCACATTCAGGCCACTAGCCGCAGTCCCTTCACTCTGAGCAACCCACAGGGGGCACCAATCGCACCCCAAATTAGTCAGCTGCTGCGATGAGGGAACATTGATCCCCAAAAGGACAGTGGACTTGGGAGCCCAGCAATGCCACCAACACGGCACCCTATTGGGGCCAACGGCGGAGACCCTTTTCCACCTCCACGGTGGAATGTCGAGGTTATAGGGATATAGGTGCCAGTCTTACACCCAAAAATACGCCAGTCAGCGAGATAAATCACGGAGAAGGTCGTGCTGAGCAGCTGTCGGCAGATGGGACCTCTCCGGGTTGGGAAGAACAGCTCAGCTTACTCCCCAGATATCAAATGGGTTGAATGGAGGCTCCTGAGCCCAACCCAGAGCAGGTATAACTAGTGAGGACAAGCATCAAGCCACCCTTCGGCTCAGCAGCCAGCACTGGGACACGGGGGGAGAACCGACACAGGAAGTGATTTGGTTTCATTTAATGCTGTGGAATTAATGAATTTTGAAGTGAGAGCTGGAAGGCAAACATATCGATCCTGGTGATCTTACCGCCATAAAGCCACCGTGGACCTCAGTTTCAAAGTCTTCTCACATCCTGTGCAGGACAGGCAGGGAAGCCCGGGTTCCAGCCCTTGCAGGCTGGAGTCTAGTTATGTGCTGCATACCAGACCTAGCAGATGACCTGTCTGGTTGAACTACCCTGTGTCGGTGCCCTTTTACCAACATCAAATCATGGCTGAGTACTTCAGAGCTCTCAAATAAGTTCGGAACACCCttcaaaagggggggggggaaaaaaaaaaaaaaaaaaaaaaaaaaaaaaacacacccctGTAAGCCAACCATCACCACCACAGCATGAACGTAAAAGGATGAGTACACTAGCACCGGTATGTGTGAACACTACACCTGGTGCCAAGTGGCCAGTTCCCACCTCTTGGATCTCACTCTCACCAGGCTCTCAGATTCCACATTCCTCACACATCGCCACCCCAAGACAGCTGGCTGACAAAGACGCTGCCCGACAAAGAAGCTGCCCGGGATATGGTGCTGGAAGATGGACCACCACGTACGGCGAGGCCAGATTCCAATATCCAAACCACCCCGTGTCGGTGCGGAAGCaagaccgggggggggggggcatgagtATCGAGGTAAAGGCCAGTTTGCCAGCTGGCAGGAGAGCCAAGGAGCCAAAGTTAGAGGACTCCATCACCTCCATGTCATCACTGAGAACTGTGGGTGCAGGCCTTGCAGCTGGGAGTGTGGAGATATTCAATCTgcattcccagcatgccttgggAAAGGGCTGGTCATGTGCTGCTGCAGTTACACACCTACCCTTTCATGCCCATCTCAGTATGGACATGGCAACACAAGCCCTAGAGATAGGGGCACAACAATTGCAGTCACAGGCAGTAGCCCAGGCAGACAAAGTCAGTTGGTGGTGAGTGTGGGTGGAGCTTTCTAGGAAGAGGGTGGAGCTTAAACACATTCATTATAGCCAATTCCGGCTGCCTTGCACAATCACACCAGTGTGCGTACCTAACGGCTTGCCTGAATAAAACGTTTGGATCAGACGTGccgtgtccccctcccccccaagtTTTCATTCCGGTTTGCTTAGATGTTCGTCAGAACACTGACATGAGACATCTTTATGAAATCAGGTATACAGATCATCCTTTATTACTACAAGAACCTGCGAATCCCCGGCCCTGTCGCCAGTCCCGAGGGCAGTTCCTCCACTGGTTCCCAGCCAGATGACCATAAAGTGTTGCAGCAGGGACCCCCTGGCTGACCCGGCCCACTGCATCTCTATGCAAAGCGCTCATTGTTCTCCATCGGCACAAGTCCCACTCGGGGGCTCCGACTCGACGCCGTCTGTGTGGCGTCAACAGCACGATTGACAAGAGAGCTCGCACACCACCGCTTGTCCTTTTCTGCAGCACTCGCTACTGTGTAGATAAATGGAACTGTGAAGCCGACCTCGACCCCGCGTCCCAACTCCGTCCTCATCCGCTGCTTTCGAAAGGACCCGGGAAGCAGGTACACACCAAGTCCTGGCCAGCTGGTCAGCTCATGTGGCTTCAAAAACCCAAATTCTGCCAAGGCCGCTAGAGAGGAGGAGGGGTGGTGGAGTGATCGAGGGGGGGGTCGAACAGGACTGTTTGTGCAACTGTGTTATGCTGCACTCTTTGTCGGCGCAAATGCCGAGGCACTCCCACAACTGCGCACACGCAGGAGGCGGAGCTTCAATCGCACAGGACACTTTCCAGCCATctgcagcccccctccccatacACATCTGCTTAAAAAAAGCAAGCTGGAGGCATGAGAAATGGGTCCCCGGACTGCCCTCTTCCAGCCACATTACACGTCCTCCATCCACCCCTGCGTCCCGGTCTAAGCCAAACGGGCTCCTGGATCCAAAAA
This window harbors:
- the sesn4 gene encoding sestrin-3, yielding MIICTSKMEYPLGSQCPRQCQVDKERASLLCVKALASRGRLDTVTQHMAFHPQYLESFLRSQHYILHMDGPLPLPYRHYIAIMAAARHHCSYLVSLHSAQFLRVGGDPLWLQGLEAAPARLQHLDHINKVLAHRPWLSGRAHIQALLSPGEQCWSLAELVQAVVLLAHCHALCSFVFGLGTDPESQLAPRVRLGTPPGYCPCDAANGNASEPERRPRRWSLDSSCEVACLRERIPRAQGDGDKTEEQLGLHTLGHADTDEEEEVPYAVDPSCFITDPDFGYQEFARREEDHFQVFRVQDYSWEDHGFSLANRLYSDIGHLLDERFRCVAALPSPRGPDLRRAIWNYIHCMLGIRYDDYDYGEVNQLLEHELKFYIKAVACFPDATRSALGPLPCTLLMSSDKIHVNLLIMEARLQAELLYALRAITQHMIG